A region from the Algoriphagus machipongonensis genome encodes:
- a CDS encoding DUF4494 domain-containing protein has product MRTWFLCKVKYAKENEEGLLKNISEQYLVDAVSFTEAEAIIYDRLGEQIRGDFQVTNLSKSNIVDVFFYEDADIWYKCKICYLVTDADSGKEKKVTQYMIVTAEDVKEAFDRIQESLSNMLVSFRVPDIVESPIVEVFPYEKDEVAEQLPEGNFKPLSEVEEDQES; this is encoded by the coding sequence ATGAGAACCTGGTTTTTGTGCAAAGTAAAATACGCGAAAGAGAACGAAGAAGGACTACTGAAAAACATTTCAGAGCAATACTTAGTTGATGCTGTTTCATTTACTGAAGCGGAAGCAATTATTTACGACAGACTTGGCGAACAAATCAGAGGAGATTTCCAAGTGACCAACTTAAGTAAAAGTAATATCGTAGACGTATTTTTTTACGAGGATGCTGACATTTGGTACAAATGCAAGATTTGTTATTTGGTGACCGATGCTGATAGTGGTAAGGAAAAGAAAGTCACACAATATATGATTGTGACTGCTGAGGACGTGAAAGAGGCTTTTGACCGTATTCAGGAAAGTTTAAGCAATATGTTGGTAAGCTTTAGGGTTCCAGACATTGTAGAAAGTCCAATCGTTGAGGTTTTCCCTTATGAAAAAGACGAGGTAGCAGAACAGCTTCCCGAAGGAAATTTCAAACCTTTATCTGAAGTAGAAGAAGATCAAGAATCATAA
- a CDS encoding DUF6515 family protein, translating to MKTSKNKLLILSFGVLMMLISTDLVNAQRMRAGSRGAARPATTRQAPSRNMSRHTTTRQTRPTRNTSRPSNFNRASNSSNRNTLNGGSNRVTQKRNTNSKVSNIKSNNGNRTGNNNGNRVGNTNNVGNRVNIDNSRNVNVNVNNRNNVNIRNNNVRNYRPYRPPYRPYPRPPYVWGGFGFSWFRPYYYHPYRPYYWGPVWHPWGFLVATLAVTAIVVSVDDQDYNYDEGVFYVETDDGYVVVEAPQGATVKVIPKESKEVEVSPTINNYYYGGTFYEKSDGGYTVVPPPAGATVDALPEGGEEVKVGDQTYVKIGDTYYMPVQEDGKDLYEIVQVEEVEE from the coding sequence ATGAAAACTTCAAAAAATAAACTATTGATTCTTTCTTTCGGTGTTTTGATGATGCTGATTTCGACAGACCTGGTGAATGCCCAAAGAATGAGAGCAGGATCAAGAGGAGCAGCAAGGCCAGCGACAACTCGTCAAGCTCCCTCCAGAAATATGAGCCGGCATACAACGACAAGGCAGACTAGACCAACCCGAAATACTTCTAGACCATCAAACTTTAACAGAGCCTCAAATTCTAGTAATAGAAATACGCTGAATGGAGGATCAAATAGGGTCACTCAAAAAAGGAATACAAACAGTAAAGTTTCTAATATCAAGTCCAATAATGGAAACAGAACTGGGAATAATAATGGGAATAGGGTTGGCAATACCAATAATGTTGGGAATCGGGTAAATATTGATAATAGTAGAAATGTCAATGTGAATGTTAATAACCGAAACAATGTCAATATCAGAAACAATAATGTAAGGAATTACAGACCTTATAGACCTCCTTATAGACCATATCCGCGACCTCCGTATGTTTGGGGGGGATTTGGATTTAGCTGGTTTAGGCCTTATTACTACCACCCTTACAGACCCTATTATTGGGGGCCGGTTTGGCATCCATGGGGATTTCTAGTGGCTACTTTGGCTGTAACTGCCATCGTGGTTTCTGTCGATGATCAGGATTATAATTATGATGAAGGAGTATTTTACGTTGAGACGGATGATGGGTATGTGGTGGTGGAAGCTCCGCAGGGTGCTACAGTAAAAGTAATCCCCAAAGAATCGAAAGAAGTGGAAGTTAGCCCAACAATAAATAATTACTATTATGGAGGTACCTTTTATGAAAAGTCAGATGGTGGGTATACGGTAGTTCCGCCACCAGCAGGTGCCACTGTAGATGCACTTCCTGAAGGTGGAGAGGAAGTGAAGGTCGGAGATCAGACTTATGTGAAAATTGGTGACACTTATTATATGCCTGTTCAGGAAGACGGAAAAGATTTGTATGAGATCGTGCAGGTAGAGGAAGTAGAAGAGTAA